The following coding sequences are from one Acidobacteriota bacterium window:
- the tnpA gene encoding IS200/IS605 family transposase, which produces MSRFRKLSHTIWHCQYHVVWVPKYRFRILKGEIKASLESGIQAICGFAGCEVVEMNVQADHVHLVVMVPPKISISELLGRLKGQSSMRMFQQFRHLKRKPYWGNHFWAKGYCVDTVGLDADMIRKYVRYQEKKEQEIEQLQLID; this is translated from the coding sequence GTGAGCAGATTCCGTAAGTTATCACACACGATATGGCACTGTCAGTACCATGTTGTGTGGGTGCCAAAATATCGTTTCCGCATTCTGAAGGGGGAGATAAAGGCGTCCCTGGAATCGGGTATTCAAGCGATATGTGGTTTTGCCGGGTGCGAAGTTGTTGAAATGAATGTGCAGGCTGATCACGTGCACTTGGTGGTAATGGTTCCGCCGAAGATATCAATATCTGAGCTATTGGGGCGATTGAAGGGCCAAAGCTCAATGAGAATGTTTCAGCAGTTTCGGCATTTGAAGAGGAAACCCTATTGGGGGAATCATTTCTGGGCCAAAGGTTATTGCGTCGATACGGTTGGGCTGGATGCGGACATGATACGCAAGTATGTCCGCTACCAGGAAAAGAAGGAGCAAGAAATAGAGCAGCTACAATTGATCGATTAA